The sequence below is a genomic window from Pectinophora gossypiella chromosome 21, ilPecGoss1.1, whole genome shotgun sequence.
ATTCCGCGAATTCGAAACTGCATGCGAGCAAAGTAGCGTATGCAGCCACATGAGCGGCCTGGCACGAACGCGGTGCATACGTGAATGCGTGTCCCCGTCATGCTACAGAGAGCTTTACCAGGGGGACCCGGTATTTCTATAATAACTATTCTCTTAATAACtcaaattaaatgaatattaataattGCCACTGTCAGCTGAAAATtacctaacttaaaatataGATTACTTAAAATTACCTATATCAAGACCTAGCCCAAAGTAATTAAATTAGGTATAAACCTGGCGGGAATTGAACCCTatatcacagaacagataacAAGTACCTATGCTAATGTCAGTACAttatgtagggagcgctggtaaattgtaataaaaccccacacaaataattgaatgaactgtattgcttaggatattaattaaattacaagatccaaacattgagacgcgttggtttgctcgcgctagagatgtgactgaccatttataaatggtagactattaggtatgtcccatccACATTAACTACTGCTGCCGTGCACAGACGGATAACGTCCCTAGCTTTGTCCACCTTAATATACGTTTTATCATTAATGTATAACATGTTACTatgataaatatttactttttccaGCTAGAAGAAGGTGAAATTGACGTGAGACTGAACTCATTCAAAGGCTGCTTTATACAGAGAAGTGGGCGCACGAGAAATTGATTTCGCACAAGTATCGTCTCTTCAATGATCTTGTGcggaaataaaattaacaaaatccaccgaaaagTGCATTTCGTTTTAAGAGTACGTCGCTTTTGATAACAGTTTGATTAATTCGCAATTTAAAATTacctaaaaaaaagtaaaaaaaagaaaataataaataaagaaatgtaaTATTACGTTATAACTGACATCTGTTATGGGACTGGCTTTTATCCAGCAGTAGTATACGAaataggctacagaaaaaaacttgattaaaatctggggggttaaaaaggccacgtcgaagcaattcatctaaaaaagcaatattgcaatttgacatttgcgtatttacataaaagtaagtgcctaATGCAAatgtcatataaaaatattgcgtgtcatataaattgttttgatgtggcctttttaacaccatAGAGCGATATTTGCTTTGTAAAGGAAGATAGAATACTGCATGTGATCTAGACGTCTACCTAACTAGAATGGTAAGGTACTTACTGAAGAAGCCAACTAAAAATGAAATACTTTCTCTTTCAGCTGCTTACGAACAGAGCTACGAACGaagataattttgtaaaaaatgtgataaaaaagAAAGTCTGACTGAGCTTTGGACGGattaatttaagtttttaaaatttcttaaAATTGTAGatatgtaggtaattattacaGGGAGGTTAAATAGCCTCCTActacatctcactgctgggcacaggtctcccttcTTAGGAGAATTGttccaatgtggcctttttaaccccctggtcaGAAATtcagtaacatattatattttattctactttatctaaacttaatggTAGAACATAATATAAAGTTCATATTACCATTCTCACATTGAAAAtcattaaatgtttattttattttaaaatttcgtaCTTTTTGACaacaatattatacataatatcgTTAAACCTAAGTAAATTTGTATCGATGGGTCTACGATTTTAATCTATTGTCAAATAATTTTAGTATTACTATTCAAAAAGTCAGATGACGGTAATATTTTTATCGTTTAGGTGAATATGCCACCGAATTTCCGaccaattaatattaatataatcttTGCACTTACTGAAATACACAATGCATCTTGAATTTAAATCtaacaattcataataatacctacttaataaatagTGTATTTAGATAAATGTAGTGTTGGTCATCATTACATATAATTTCTAAAAAATAGTCGtgacattttcattttcaaatataAACCTGGCCTTATTACTATTTTCGGTTTTCTTCCTTCTCtttctacataataataagggttccgttttaccattttgtacggaaccctaaaaatcgaTCGCACTGCGAATGTTTCAACTCTCGACAGATGTTGTCTATTTTTGTGTAAGTTCAAAGTAGGTTCCTCGATGGATGGCTCCTTATTTATTAAACCTAGTAGGTGATGCTGCGATTGGGCAGCACAACGTTTCGTGGGCTCGCTAGTTAGACATGAAAtataaatagaagaaagagagagtccgttattttataattttgcacTCTAATAATCCGcctcataataaaattaattaattactatttTCCCATTTCAGACAAAAATGAAATGACTACCTTTAAAACAACTTTAAAAACATTTGTAAACGTAACTCAAGATGTCAAATTATCGATTATTACCGGTTCGATTTTCGGAAGTTTCCGGTTTTTCTATACACTACCTCATTGAAAAGTATCGCACTTGCACTCGGGAGAAACGGTCTAGTGTACAAAATAATCAAGAATGGCCGCGTTGTGTAGACAAATTCTCCGCGGAAATGCATTTAGGGGTGTTATTATGTCCTCCGCCCGCAGGGGATACGCCGACAAAAGTAAGATTACATAAATATTCACCCTTGTATTTATCACTTCTGTCAAAATTTTAGTTACGTAATGTCAAAAATGTACTATTTTCTTTGGAAATTAGACTTAATTATCAGAAATAAtcagaaattatatttaattaatagctgtttatgtaaataatactaCAAGGGAGACATGGCAATTGTTACAGATATAATATTTGGTCAAAATGTCTTTGAGTCATGCACGTTTTATCGTCATCGATTATTCTTGCGCCGATATTTTGTTGTTTGAACCATTAATATCCTacactttctcttttatttttttccatattaaatatataacatgTTAACAGTAATTAAGTATACTAAAAATTATCGAAGGAGGTTTGTTTCTAGGTTAGGTATTCCTGTAAAGATTACCTTATCTGagtgattattattaagtatcaGCTATCTATCATTGTATTCATAATTCATATTGGTTGAAACGATTAATCTTTACCATCTAACATAACTTGCACACCTCCTAATACTATTTGAAGAGTATACCAACTCAAATGCATTGCTTAATAAGCAAACAGGTATTTGTGTTAAACACACCATTCATACAATGTAACTTAAGTGTGAAATGATGTCTATTACTgctaaatatacctacatatatttaTGAATGTTGAAACTGTACACTATACACTAGTTGCATGCAACTAATGCTTTTAGTTTATgttaaaacataacaaaaaagatattatattacgaatttattacattacattgacAGTAAAGCAAAAAGTTAATGTTCATTCATTAATTCTAGAAaaatatcatgaaaatattgatTCATTAAAATATGAGTGTTATCCtagttttattttgaataaaacaacaaaaaagatATTACATTACACTGACATTATTACATTCtagaaaaatatcataaaaatattgattcatTAAAATATGAGTGTTATTCtacttttattttgaataaaacaacaaaaaagatTATTACATTACACAGACATTATTATATTGCACTGACAATAAagcaaatagttaataatataattcattcattctagaaaaatataaaaatattgattcatTAAAATATGAGTGTTATTCTACTTTTAGTTTCAGTAAAACACCAAAAAAGATATTACATTACAACATTATTACATTACACAGACATTATCACATTACATTGACAGTAAAGCAAATAGTTAATgttataattcatttattctaaaaaaatatcataaaaatattgattattttCTATGAGTGTAATTCTAGTTTTATTTTCAGTAAAACACCTAAGAAgatattacattacattgacAATAAATCAAATAGTTAATGTTATAATTCGTTCATTCtagaaaaatatcataaaaatattgatttattaaaatatgagtGTTATTCTACTTTTAGTTTCAGTAAAACACCAAAAAAGATATTACATTACACTGACATTATtacattacaaatacaaattgatttatttgtgaaacacaggtagagtaggttgttatatatagcaaataaataatgttacaaTTCATTTGTTCTAGAAATATATCATAAAAGTATTGATTCATTAAAATATGAGTGTTATCCtagttttattttcagttctgtGAATGATTTCAAGTAAGTTTTCTGATGGAAACAAGATGGGTTAATCAATGTAAAAAATTGAagaatgtataatataaaactgATTAAGATTACCCATTGCAGTACCAATATTGCATGCCtttttttataagcaaaaaatatatacttatttacacttgttaccatattaaaataacatgttttaagcaaataaGTGATGGTTATGTAATTAAAGATACTTCTATAtcttaatcagaaatcagaatcatttatgcaacataattatcatggataaataaatttaagaggTGTCAGCAATCGAGATCAAAGTGTGACGAAATTGTGGCATAAAGGCCTTTAACAAAATGTTTCGACCACCAGTGATGCCGGACCCCATCGAGCACGCGACAGGCTTGGAGCGAAAGGAGCTGCTGGCTCTGCAGTCTGGAGATGATGATCCCTTCAACATGAAGGTGCTGAAGAAGGCTGCCGGCACCCGCGACAACCCCACACTCGTCCCCTCGTGCTTCGACGCTCGTATTGTTGGATGCATATGTGAGTACAAgggattaagtttttttttccttggaAATAAAGCATTCCAGAGGatctaaaaagaccacatcgcaaggagggactttccaggctatgttcccctaaaaaaatatagatggagctgtacggtcacgagcattaatatgtatacactttggtaccatgtcacattaacttttttgacaaattgaactgtaaataaataaataaataaaaaatcgtttattacctccacaacataatagtaataagttacattttgacttatttaacatatgtttgtggaggctggagcgtaaactaggttaccctgtactataggctccaggcctccacctccagaataaATATGGATACTAGGGAGTAtgattctgcatagaataattatgtttagcAAACTGAGCAATAAACccgaaaagaaagaaaaaagaatattaataaaaaaaaaacagttagaGTTTAAGTAAAATTGACTATACAGTAGAGTGTGAGTAAGCGTGTGTGTATGTTAGTGtgtgtaagtctcactaaatgtcaaatatgttagtgcgacagagtcctaaagtgggcacattatattgctcatgcatgactgtacagatttgcctttgtAACCTtatgctatttgatatttgcacATCCTATAtgtagcaatattgtttttttagatactACATactcagggtgttcaaagcctcgttaaaaattagaaaaaaaaatagatactacatagttattattttttttactatccGTCATACTGACTTGTatctaataagaaaaatatagtGAGAAAATGTCCTAACCTCTTCCaggcacaatagttaaacaatttcCCCAAAAGagctttaaaaatatacttgACAAAATGGTTACTGCAACATAGCTTTTTAGTTTAactgaatttttaaatttaaaattctgaCTTAcaacaacttttaattttaattaaaattattaatttatattaatgacAATTTGATTTTGCATGCATACATGTACGCTGAAAACACTGTTGATAAAATTGTAACGACATCTTATTGTACTGTGtggcaaataaactattctatctaaaaaaaagaaagtagatggcactgtaaaaaaaaatctttgtttCTAAAttcgtggataacagacatattcatcttttatgtttgtttttgttacacCCTTttaattacacccaggcacaatacatcttccacccattattattctgatcacaaaaaaaagcaatataggtagcgacataattctatacataatctgatccgaattttacataacattgtatttttgagtaattatgtacctacgcGAGTGTGGCGGAACCAACTAGTTGGACACCTAGTTCCGTttacatgcaacagatggcgccacatagCGAGTAATGagggaaaaaataggtaattatcacgtaaaatCTCGACTgcgccatttatattatttgtatttgcctggaaagtcccttattgggtttggattttaaaagaacattcggtcttacgacttagGGGTAATAAAACACTCATTTGTAAACCGTGTTAGGTATGTGAGTACAATGCAGCTTGTTTGATGTTTACTGTCCATTGTTTCAGGCGAGGAACACGCTACCGCCGTCACCTGGCTTTGGGTACACAaggtaatttataattaaatcttATCACGAATCCCAGCCAGGCTCTAAACCGCTGAATTCGTCtttataggctagtttccaactagtcaaatcactcaagtcattttactaaacgtcaaaacacgattattattttttttgacgttacttattgtagatatgccgcagatggcattaactacttggccggaatcaaacacgaaattactatggaatttgtatgaaaaagtacactgacataatagaaaaacatgataaaatatcggacttattattacgtttttcttgattaaaattcataaacgattcaaataaaaaatatttgtgaatatttttcgtgaatatttttcgttacttttagatctgtttttatttagtacccagtatttcatatttatcttgaacctagtacagtaaTGCAATataaatgtacccactttaggactgtcgctctaacatatttgacatttagtgagacttacagttcaatttgtcaaaaaagttaatgtgacatggtaccaaagtgtatacatattcatgtttgaatcatagataatccacatcatgtggtttccagaatttgtgcccagttaatggcaataggctcgcctcctattaaataggacttagacatagctggcgaagagtgggtgtatacaggatattagtgaatactgaaggggatatcaagtggaatttcctgtcgaattattcatgtatttttaaaatattttcagttcaacttttgcgacggaaaaatccacttgatatcaactcagaatcatggtctcaatcatccctcgaaaatttcgttacgatgtcactaacaccctgtataaggctgcgtttccattgacgcggaggtgtgcaggaatcgaccaatcaccgtgagggagagagtgacagagcgtcgtCGTTTTTCGCTCCTcgcacgctgtgattggtcaaatccgcacatctccgctcaatGGAAACCCAGCCtaatatacacctctacctaccccttcgggaatacagaaTTAAcccgttgacagtccccatacaataTGTTTTGACTGTCTTGTAAGTCCCGAATATTACTGAACAACCTTTGCTAAGTcacccgggatccaagtggagcacccgcccttagtgcgtacctggtcgtttcttagtgacccatgtatggatcacggacgtatggagttAGTCCGTTATGGCCCGTAtgtggatcactggactgtcaacgtgttaatggAAGAGCAATACATGTTGTGTAAACCCCACTTAGAGTAGGATATCGACAGGAAGATGACGATGGATTGCATCGTAGCAatactggttcgaatcccggcttagGCTCTAAACCAAGAAATTCGATTTCATACCATAGATAATTGTACCCAGAATTGTGActcaaatgtttttattttttcattacagggccacccccgccgctgCGAATGCGGCCACTGGTACAAACTGATCGAAAAAACACCCCTTTAAACAATTTTTAGTTATACGTAGTGATTATAATAACTGCAATAAATCGCATCTCAAACATCGCGCACAGCCTTCCGTTGTCTATGGTTCCTGGTGTTGCTATACGCCAAAATGATTGAAAAGATGCGCTAGTTTCCAATTACGATCGAGAAATCAACATTAAAGTAATTGTAAGCATACTTATCAgtgttttattataatgtttccTTGTGTAAATCATTTACTTGTGCAGGTTTTAATGCTGTGTagtcatatttaaatataataataaaaactgttGCGGAGTTCGgtaattttatttgtagtaGTTTGTTGTCTATTACGTTCagtaatttctaaaataatttgCTAAATAGGTACATAGTTGTTTTCcattgattataatattttggagtaaaaaaatattgtgacttCTGTGATTCTGCCTACTCCACGTCGATAGACTTAGAATTTACTTGAATGCatactataattttataaaatattgagGGTTTATTTCAAATACAAAATTCGTTTACaccaatttttattaatacataattatagtcttattaaattaggtacattatattctaTACATTTATATTGTTTGTGTAGGacacttatttatttgaacTTCATACTTTAGgccataagtaaaaaaaaattcgaaTGTACTATACAGCCtggatttattattacaaacaatttaattaatttacagaGTATAAATAGACATTTATGTCACCctgcatttattattattaggtaggcaagcaataaataaaaaacttaactaaaatatacaaaaaacgATCCaaaagaatttcatttgttaaaTAGGCCTTATTTagtacataaattatttacttaaacaatGGAAAAATCAtcgaatacttttttttttttttttttttttttttttttttttttttttcttctggcttccgcggctagcgatgcgccaatgacaaatcttgagtgATAAATCGTGAGTTagtcttcaataataattatcttttcaTATTGTTACTGTGCAGTCGTTAAAACgaggaaacttttcaataataaaatataccggatagggaacggaatttggaaaagGTGAGGATCAGgagaggaataataataaaataataataaaaagaagaagttaaattttaatatcattagtattaataaacatacttaataaacgaTAGACTGAAGGATTATTTGAAGATAAAAGGATCTGGATAGAAGTAGGAAAAGGAatgtgtaaatgtgtaagtcCCTGAAAAAGTTGAGCATTATCGTATTTAGGACAATTCAGGAAGATGTGATCCACATCCTCCACCTCACCACACTCACATAAAGCACTGTCCACTATATGAAATTTAGCTAGATGAGCAGACGTACAAACGTGACCTAATCTCATACGAGTCAGGATGCACGATGCCGTCTTGCCCAACAGCAACCGCGAGAACCAGGGTTTTGCAGGAATTTCACGTTGAATAGAAGCGAAATATTTCCCTTTTGTTTGAGAACTGACAGACCACACTTCCCTCCACGAATCACGTAGATACACTCTGGGTAGAGCAAGAAGGTCATGAGGGTAGATCTTATAATAAGCCATATCTCCACAATCAATGGCGTCATTAGCAAGCCTATCAGCCCGTTCGTTTCCACGGATACCCCTATGTCCCGGAATCCAGGCAAAAATAATCGAAAATCCCTTTGCAGCACACTCAACAATCATGTTTCTGGTTTCTATTATTAATGGACTAATAAGTTTTgtcttaaataaaaattttgataAAGATTGTAGAGCGCTCATTGAGTCTGAAAAGATTATAGTTTTCTTAAGTTTTGCTAAAAGTACATATTCAACCGCTTTATACAGACCAAAAACTTCACCAGTAAAAACAGAACTCTCAGGTGGTAATTTAATCTTTTGAACTATATCATATTGTGAGTGATATATACCAACACCTACTTTATCATCCGTGGGTCGTTTGGACGCATCACTAAAAACATGATGCCAACCGTCAATGCCATTGTCAAATTCAGTGTCTAGAACGAAATTGAAAACATTGGATGCCTCAAAAGTTTGTTTAGTTATACCCAAGTTTAAACGAACATCAGGTTTATAAACAAGGGATTCATAGTTAGAGGTGTAAAGAGGGAAACATATTGAGTTGTGAATAGGAGTATCAATTGCCAGTAATTTTTGAAAACTGTTAATTAAACAAGGAGGGCATTTATGAGTCCAGTAACTTGAGGAGTTGACTTCTTCAGAGAGGATTTTTAGCTTGGTTAAAAGTGGATGGTCGCCTAGTTGTAAACAACGGTATAAATAACTATCTGAAAGAAACTGCCGCCTCAGTCGTAAAGGGGGCTCAACACACTCGACTTGCATTGCATTAATAGGGCTAGTCTTCATTGCGCCCAGAACAATTCTTAAAGCTACCGATTGTATTTTATCTAGTTTATTTAAAGCAGCAGCACTACATGGTTCCAGCAAAAAAGATCCATAATCAATCACACTCCTGATTAGTGCATTATAAATAATTCTAAGAGAAGTAGGATGAGCGCCCCACCAAACACCTCTGAggcatttaataatattaagattcCGTTCACACTTAGCCTCAATATAATTGCAGTGTGGG
It includes:
- the LOC126376751 gene encoding uncharacterized protein LOC126376751; this translates as MFCKKPEFLVNIQEMTFREFETACEQSSVCSHMSGLARTRCIRECVSPSCYRELYQGDPLEEGEIDVRLNSFKGCFIQRSGRTRN
- the LOC126376733 gene encoding cytochrome c oxidase subunit 5B, mitochondrial-like codes for the protein MAALCRQILRGNAFRGVIMSSARRGYADKMMPDPIEHATGLERKELLALQSGDDDPFNMKVLKKAAGTRDNPTLVPSCFDARIVGCICEEHATAVTWLWVHKGHPRRCECGHWYKLIEKTPL